A window of Helicobacter macacae MIT 99-5501 genomic DNA:
TCCAAAGGCGCAGAATCTTAAGCCACAAATCAATACTAAGGAGTTAAGCTTGCTAAAAGATATAGACCAGCAAACAAGCCTGCACCTAAACAACGAAGCGCAGTTTTTGTGCTTCACACTTGATGATAAAAATCCCTTAGAGCTTTTTTCGCTACCAAATTCATCGCAAGGCACTTCTAGAGCGATTTCCCAAAATGGCGCAAGCATTTCAAACAACACAAGCGCGACAAACTCTAGCCTAGCACAGAGCAATGCAAATGTGGCAGGAGCACAAGGTGCTTTGCAAAATGGCTCATCAAATGGAGTGCCAAACGGCTTGCCAAATAGCTTGCCAAACAGCTTACAAGGACAAGAGCAAGCAAACACCCTATCAGTATGCCCTCATTGTGGTGGGGCTGTGTGTCCTCATTGTGGCAATGTGGTGGATTCACTAGAATCAAACGAGTCAAGTGTAGAGGGCGCACAAGTAGCAACCCACGCTCCCCACGAGCATACACACCAAAATGTTAGCGATTCTGTCTACTCTGGTGCTACACAGCTTACAGACCTCACAAGTATCAAGCACAATAGCGCGCAAAACTCACTCATCACAAATATCACTTCACACACCAATCAACACACTAGCCAAAATCCACAACCCACAAAACCGCACCAAACCCCAAGAGATGAGAGCAAAAGCCACCCACACCCACTGCTAGAAAACCTAGAATCAAGCGTGTTTAGCCCTACTTCTGGGCAGCATATCGGCGAGCAACTCTATGCGATAAATGTATTTAAAGTGCGTGAAATCATCTACTATGACGGCGAAATAACAGAAACTGCGGGGGAAAAAGACGGGCTTGTGCTTGGATTTTTGACCGTGCGAGGGGAGTCTATGCCACTTATTGATATGCGCAGGTGGCTATACTTTAGCTCAAATGACCCGCATAGAGATTTGCGTCCCTTTTCGATAAACTCTCAAAAAAGCCTTGTGGTGATTTGCCATTTCTCAAGCCAAAATATAGGGCTTAAGATTTTGGGCGTGAAGCGAATCATCAACAAAAATTGGGGCGAAATCACAGCAGGCGGGGAGTTTGGGTTTGATGGGGAAAGCAAAGTCGTAGCCACGACAAAATACGATGACGGCTCGGTAATCCAAATCCTAGATGTCGAGCGAATGGTAGCTGATGCGTTTCCTGATATGGCAGAATCTAGCAAACTTGAAATCGACAATCTCCAACGCATAAACACTGATAAACTGATTTTAGTAGCAGAGGATTCCAAATCAGCTAGCAAGGCGTTGGGACTGATTTTGGAGCATTTGCATGTGCATTATATGACTTTTGCAAACGGCGAGGGACTGCTTGATTATTTGTATTCTGATGGTGTAGCTACCCAAGTGGGAGCTATCATAACTGACTTAGAAATGCCAAAAATATCGGGCTTTGAAGTGCTAAAGAGAGTCAAAAACACGCCAGAATCTAGACATATCCCTGTGATTGTAAACTCCTCTATGAGCAGTGATTCTAATGTCGAAATGGCTCAAAAGCTAGGCGCAAATGCCTTTATTTCTAAGTCAAATCCCGCCGAAGTCGAAGAATATCTGCGCAAGTTTTTAATCTAAATGGCTTGCAAAAGTAGCTTATAAAGTGTTTTTTACAAAGCGTCTTGCAAAACGGCTTAAAAAAAGTAGATTCTAAGCATTTGACTTGCGTCTGCTACACAGGCGCGAAATCTGCAAGCACAAAATCTAAATAAAATCTAAAAAGGAAATCTATGCAAAGAACGCATTTATGCGCAAAAGTGAGAGAAAACCTCATCGGGCAAGAAGTGTCAGTATGTGGGTGGTGCAATAGTTATAGAGACCACGGAGGCGTGGTGTTTATTGATTTGCGTGATAGTAGTGGGTTAGTGCAGCTTGTGTGTGATTCTACCTCTACTCCGCAGGCTTATGAGATAGCCCAAAGCGTGCGTGATGAGTTTGTGCTTCTAGCTAGGGGCAAGGTAAGGGCGCGTGGCGAGGGACTAGAAAACCCCAAACTAGAGACAGGCAAAATAGAGATTCTAATTGATGCCCTAACTATCGAAAATCGCGCAAAAACCCCACCAATCCTTGTAAATGACGAAAATATCAGCGATGAGCTAAAGCTAAAATATCGCTACTTAGATTTGCGTAGCCCAAAGGCGTTTAGCATTTTTAAAACTCGCAGCGATATAACGATGAGCGCGAGAAATAGCCTGCAAAAAATGGGATTTTTAGAAGTGGAAACGCCGATACTGACAAAGCAAACTCCAGAGGGAGCGCGAGACTATCTCGTGCCTAGCAGAATCCACGATGGCGAATTCTACGCCCTGCCACAAAGCCCACAGCTTTTCAAACAACTTCTTATGATAAGCGGATTTGATAGATATTTCCAAATCGCAAAATGCTTTCGAGATGAGGATTTGAGAGCGGATAGGCAGCCAGAATTTACCCAAATCGATGTAGAGATGAGCTTTTGTGATGAAAATGATGTGATGAGCGTGTGTGAGAATCTGCTAGCTGATATTTTTGGTGCGCTAAATCTACCCATACAAACGCCGTTTATGAAAATCCCTTATAGCGAGGCTATGGAAAAATACGGCAGTGATAAGCCAGACTTGCGCTTTGAGCTACCACTCATAGAAGTTGGGGATTTGTTTGTGGATTCTAGCAATGAGATTTTTGCCTCTATCGCAAAAGATACGCACAAAAACCGCTTCAAAGCCTTGTGTGTAAAAGGCGGGGACAATTTTTACTCACGAAAAATGCTAAGCGAAGCAGAAGAGTTTGTGAGAAAATTTGGTGCAAAAGGCTTGGCATATATCCAAATCAAAGATGAGCCAAAAGGACCGCTTGTAAAATTCATAAGCCAAGAAAATCTAGCTTCATTGCTAGAGCGCGTGGGGGCACAGCAGGGGGATATTATATTTTTTGGCGCGGGGGATAAAAAAAGCATTTGGGATTATATGGGGCGATTGCGCGCAAAAGTGGCAAAAGATATGGGGCTAATCAATGAGGAAGAGTTCAAATTCGCGTGGGTGGTTGATTTCCCTATGTTTGAGAGAGATGAAAATGGTGCAATTTCCGCACTTCATCACCCTTTTACTATGCCAAAAAATCTCTCCAGCCAAAACCTAGCGCAATACAAGAGTGGCTCTAGCGATATAGAGGAAATAGAATCTATCGCCTATGATGTCGTGCTAAATGGCGTGGAGCTAGGAGGAGGAAGCCTTAGAATCCACAAAAACGATATGCAGCAAGCCGTGTTTGATTTGCTAGGGATTAGCCCAGATGAAGCAAAGGAGAAGTTTGGATTTTTGCTTGAAGCCTTGCAGTATGGTGCGCCACCACACGGAGGATTTGCTATCGGGCTAGATAGGCTTACTATGCTTATCACGCGCTCATCAAGTATCCGTGATGTCATCGCATTCCCCAAAACCCAAAAGGCAGCTTGCCCGCTTACTTCTGCGCCAAGTGCGGTGGGCGAAGAGCTATTGCGTGAGTTGCACATTCGCTTGCGCAATCCACAAAAAAATTCGCTACAATAGTGCGCTTAAGTGCTCTCAAACGCACTCACAAAGCGCATTTGTAAAATCCCAAACCAAAAAAGGAGCAAAAATGAAAAAGCTTTTTTTAATCATCGGTGCACCCGGCAGTGGCAAAACCACAGACGCGCAGCTAATCGCTAGCAAAAACCCAAAGACAATCGTGCATTATTCCACAGGCGACTTGCTAAGAGATGAAGTCAAGCGCGGAAGCGAACAAGGCAAAATCATCGGCAAAATCATCGCCAAAGGAAATCTAGTCCCGCTAGAAATAGTCGTAAGCACGATAATTTCAGCTATGCAAAAAGCACCAAGAGATATTATCCTAATTGATGGCTATCCTCGCAGTGTCGAGCAAATGCAAGCCCTGCACGAGAAGCTAGAATCCCAAAACCTAGTCAAACTCGCAAGCGTGATAGAGGTAAGCGTAAGTGAAGCAGTGGCAAGGGAGCGCGTGCTAGGCAGAGCTAGAGGAGCTGATGATAATATTGAGGTGTTTAACAACCGAATGAGAGTGTTTCTAGACCCGCTAAAAAGTATCGAGAACTTTTATGGAGCGCGAAAACTACTACACAAAATCAATGGCGAGCGAACCATAGAAGAGATAGTCGCTGAAATGAATGCCTTTGTCCTAGAGACAGCCAAAAATCTAAAATAAAAGGAGTAAAAATGGACATCTCAAAAATCCAAGTAGGCAAAAGCCCTGATAGCATAAACGCAATAATCGAAATCCCTTATGGCTCAAACATAAAATACGAAGTAGACAAAGACTCTGGCGCAGTCGTAGTCGATAGGGTAATGTATAGTGCTATGTTTTATCCAGCCAACTATGGCTTTGTGCCAAATACTTTGGCAGATGATGGCGACCCTGTGGACATACTCGTGCTAAATGAATACCCCCTGCAAGCAGGAAGCGTGATAAAAACCCGACTAATCGGCGTGCTGATAATGGAAGATGAAAGCGGAATGGATGAGAAACTACTAGCCGTGCCTACAAGCAAAATCGACCCACGATATGACAACATCAAAAGCCTGCAGGATTTGCCAAAAATCACACTTGATAGAATCAAAAACTTCTTTGAGACTTACAAAATCCTAGAGCCAAACAAATGGGTAAAAGTCAAAGATTATCGCGACATAAAAGAAGCTGAAGCGATACTCCAAAAAGCAGTGGCAAACTACAAAAAGTAAGGGTTATAAAGACTTAATTTTTACCTCGTTTTTTTTGTGATGAATATCGCTATTTTCCTCCCTATTTTTTTTGCTTTAAAAAGTTGCTACTATATGAAGCCCCCCCCCAAATGATAAAAATGTGTCGGAGGAGGTTTGCAACTTCAAAAGCCCCCTCCCTTGCGGAGGGGGTTTGGGGGTGGGTATATACCCACCATTGAATTTCAAGTAAAGCTAACAACCGTTGACAATGCAGACATTTTTATCATTGCGAGATTTTGCTTGAAAGCGTAGAATCGTGACAAAACAAGCGTAGCGCAGTTTCTTTAGAAAACAAAGCAAAGCTGAAGTTTCTTTAGTAATCCGCACAAAAGACATAAATTCCGCTTGCACCGTCATTGCGAGGCAGTGGCAAAGCCACAACGAAGCAATCCAAAAAAAATCGTCATTGCGAGCGAACGAAGTGAGCGCGGCAATCCACACCCAATATTCATTACTAAATAACTTTCGCTTTGCTTGTTTGCTAAAGAAATCAAAGACTTTCTAAATAAACCTTACTTTTTTATTTAACCTTGAAGCAAGCTGGCTCATAGCCCATATTGCAAGACTTTCTATAATACTCCTGCGCTTTTGTGGGGTTTTTGAAAAACAGATTTTGCTCTAGTATCATAGCTGTATTGAAGCAGCCTACTTTGTGTTTTAGATTGCACGATTTTGAGAAATATGTAAGTGCTTCACTTGGATTTTCACAATTTTCAAACGCATTACATTTTTCAAACTCTTCATAGCCTATATCAAAGCAAGCATCTGCATTACCATTGCGACATTTAGCGTATCTATCTTGTTCTTGTTGGGCAGCTAATTCACTTTTTCGTTTTTTTAATTTGCTCATATCATCATGATTACACGAATGATATAATTTTTTGCAAAATGAGATTGCTCTTTCCAACGATTCTACCGTATCTTCTTTCTTACATTCATTTATTGCGTCCTCACAAGTAGGAGACATATAAGTATGACAAAAATAAGGACATTTCCCATTTGCTACATTTATACTTACAATCACACAAAATACCAACAACACTTTTTTCATTTCTTGCTCCTTATTTTAGATTTTATGTGCATATTCTAGTTCGCTAGTAGGTAGCTGCAAAAACCACCGCAAGTCTTTCTCTAGCTTTGTGATAATGCTATCTATGTCATAGCTTGGGTATGAAAAGTAAGCATTTTGTGAATTTTGACTATTGTAGTTTGATACTTTTGGCTTAGCTACAAAATCATATAGCTTTTTTGTGATTTTATGTTTGCTTGTGGAAATATCAATGCTGACTTCTATTTGACTGTTTGTGTTGTGAAAGCACACTCTAGGATACACCCCCCAGCTTGCTTTGATATTTGGTATGTCTTTTCTTATAAATATTATCCAAGTATCCTTTGCCTTTTTCCCCACCCCAAATGAACAATCAACAAAAAATCCATA
This region includes:
- a CDS encoding chemotaxis protein, which codes for MFSPTSGQHIGEQLYAINVFKVREIIYYDGEITETAGEKDGLVLGFLTVRGESMPLIDMRRWLYFSSNDPHRDLRPFSINSQKSLVVICHFSSQNIGLKILGVKRIINKNWGEITAGGEFGFDGESKVVATTKYDDGSVIQILDVERMVADAFPDMAESSKLEIDNLQRINTDKLILVAEDSKSASKALGLILEHLHVHYMTFANGEGLLDYLYSDGVATQVGAIITDLEMPKISGFEVLKRVKNTPESRHIPVIVNSSMSSDSNVEMAQKLGANAFISKSNPAEVEEYLRKFLI
- the aspS gene encoding aspartate--tRNA ligase, with protein sequence MQRTHLCAKVRENLIGQEVSVCGWCNSYRDHGGVVFIDLRDSSGLVQLVCDSTSTPQAYEIAQSVRDEFVLLARGKVRARGEGLENPKLETGKIEILIDALTIENRAKTPPILVNDENISDELKLKYRYLDLRSPKAFSIFKTRSDITMSARNSLQKMGFLEVETPILTKQTPEGARDYLVPSRIHDGEFYALPQSPQLFKQLLMISGFDRYFQIAKCFRDEDLRADRQPEFTQIDVEMSFCDENDVMSVCENLLADIFGALNLPIQTPFMKIPYSEAMEKYGSDKPDLRFELPLIEVGDLFVDSSNEIFASIAKDTHKNRFKALCVKGGDNFYSRKMLSEAEEFVRKFGAKGLAYIQIKDEPKGPLVKFISQENLASLLERVGAQQGDIIFFGAGDKKSIWDYMGRLRAKVAKDMGLINEEEFKFAWVVDFPMFERDENGAISALHHPFTMPKNLSSQNLAQYKSGSSDIEEIESIAYDVVLNGVELGGGSLRIHKNDMQQAVFDLLGISPDEAKEKFGFLLEALQYGAPPHGGFAIGLDRLTMLITRSSSIRDVIAFPKTQKAACPLTSAPSAVGEELLRELHIRLRNPQKNSLQ
- a CDS encoding adenylate kinase; translation: MKKLFLIIGAPGSGKTTDAQLIASKNPKTIVHYSTGDLLRDEVKRGSEQGKIIGKIIAKGNLVPLEIVVSTIISAMQKAPRDIILIDGYPRSVEQMQALHEKLESQNLVKLASVIEVSVSEAVARERVLGRARGADDNIEVFNNRMRVFLDPLKSIENFYGARKLLHKINGERTIEEIVAEMNAFVLETAKNLK
- the ppa gene encoding inorganic diphosphatase; translation: MDISKIQVGKSPDSINAIIEIPYGSNIKYEVDKDSGAVVVDRVMYSAMFYPANYGFVPNTLADDGDPVDILVLNEYPLQAGSVIKTRLIGVLIMEDESGMDEKLLAVPTSKIDPRYDNIKSLQDLPKITLDRIKNFFETYKILEPNKWVKVKDYRDIKEAEAILQKAVANYKK
- a CDS encoding SEL1-like repeat protein, coding for MKKVLLVFCVIVSINVANGKCPYFCHTYMSPTCEDAINECKKEDTVESLERAISFCKKLYHSCNHDDMSKLKKRKSELAAQQEQDRYAKCRNGNADACFDIGYEEFEKCNAFENCENPSEALTYFSKSCNLKHKVGCFNTAMILEQNLFFKNPTKAQEYYRKSCNMGYEPACFKVK